actaaacttaagtgtatagccatgatactagctagatgtaacacattcatgacgttgcatgcacaagtttttcatagcgccacctagtggttatttgttattttgacttaaaaatactgcaaccttatatctaaaatcatgagtcatcgtggattatgcctttcatggctttgagtataatcattggtggattgcaattcactccctagcaaccaatcagaataccctagcaaccatttagcatgagctgtatctttgtatcagaacatcgtagagatatggggttcggctcgtttgacttttttacactattttaacattttgtgacccaagttttgccactgtaagcaccacaaacatttccttcagtgttctatttgtcaatgcttcgtgagaagagagggagacatttcactgaatgatagcaccttttttgctgatgactttgaacaggtgtgtgaggtagcttattttttataatttattttgtacaattcagcaaaactacacaggcatgccctgaaaggtcttaaggtcccaaatcgcttgaagccgactcaatggccttgtaattcaactaaacacggccatttctgaattgtattttacggtataaatctgaaaaactaattctcgttaacaaattatcagaatgacttaacattaaggatgtgacatgtttgtcctataggtgcacctgtgtgtaagctacatagtctgtctgaaccgtttctgaccatctcttacgtttttctggatgcgatgtggtgtatcagcctggtcgacgacatctgacatgttgtatgtgctttaatgctcgaaacccggtaaacgctgcttgcagctttaattattattatttttccgccataaaacgcgtcgcccagcacaaaccgtaagtcgtagaaacttgccacttggtcaactggttgtatattagcaggctactcagatacagtgaatcagccaaatcggcccataggtggcgctatagcaatgcccgacgcgttggggctcataactcctaaaccggacatcctacactcaagtgtttggtatcattgtaatccctggctccaaacttaaaaaatgtatatctccgatttcatttccgtcatgaaaaattttccgctattttcgattttgtcgaaaaaaataaaaacgaactagtcctaggtttttcgcccgatcggaatcattccagtgctaaaatgttccttggagtttgaatatcaataattatcaaaaaaaagttgaactttcgactcacggtcaacatgccacgcccacacgtctgaattgtgggcaggcactagaacattattggctataactggggacaggaatgaagtatcaacacgacacttggtacttgtgatgagagtcatggcctgaggtttcatgcatcgtttcgtcacagcgccacctagtggtcatacgaatcgaataatgcttataacttaggctgagtttaacgtattttcatgcgacgtttttccttggactcctgaattgttgccgagtccaatgataccaagcatgccaggttttgctttacggttggttctgcacaggaaaatagcacttaaaaaacatgcgcgaataactccgcgagggttcatccgatcgactcgaaacaaccataggaagaatattgtattaccttctgaacaaaaagttctattggcattatgttaaaatttccatcagaaatggccgaaaattgcaaaaaacgaaaaatttactccaaattttgtgttttttacacataaatggttataactccgcaacaaaatgatatttttttaccagatttgatacgctgatgtctgagcagagtctgaggcaatacaaaaaaatggtatgcctgcaccactagttggcctcataattgaacaaaacctttgacgttgagctagcacaatggtcatacaacagttttttttaactaaacttaagtgtatagccatgatactaggtagatgtaacacattcatgacgttgcatgcacaagtttttcatagcgccacctagtggttatttgttattttgacttaaaaatactgcaaccttatatctaaaatcatgagtcatcgtggattatgcctttcatggctttgagtataatcattggtggattgcaattcactccctagcaaccaatcagaataccctagcaaccatttagcaagagctgtatctttgtatcagaacatcgtagagatatggggttcggctcgtttgacttttttacactattttaacattttgtgacccaagttttgccactgtaagcaccacaaacatttccttcagtgttctatttgtcaatgcttcgtgagaagagagggagacatttcactgaatgatagcaccttttttgctgatgactttgaacaggtgtgtgaggtagcttattttttataatttattttgtacaattcagcaaaactacacaggcatgcccttaaaggtcttaaggtcccaaatcgcttgaacccgactcaatggccttgtaattcaactaaacacggccatttctgaattgtattttacggtacaaattatcagaatgacttaacattaaggatgtgacatgtttgtcctataggtgcacctgtgtgtaagctacatagtctgtctgaaccgtttctgaccatctcttacgtttttctggatgcgatgtggtgtatcagcctggtcgacgacatctgacatgttgtatgtgctttaatgctcgaaacccggtaaacgctgcttgcagctttaattattattatttttccgccataaaacgcgtcgcccagcacaaaccgtaagtcgtagaaacttgccacttggtcaactggttgtatattagcaggctactcagatacagtgaatcagccaaatcggcccataggtggcgctatagcaatgcccgacgcgttggggctcataactcctaaaccggacatcctacactcaagtgtttggtatcattgtaatccctggctccaaacttaaaaaatgtatatctccgatttcatttccgtcatgaaaaatgttccgctattttcgattttgtcgaaaaaaataaaaacgaactagtcctaggtttttcgcccgatcggaatcattccagtgctaaaatgttccttggagtttgaatatcaataattatcaaaaaaaagttgaactttcgactcacggtcaacatgccacgcccacacgtctgaattgtgggcaggcactagaacattattggctataactggggacaggaatgaagtatcaacacgacacttggtacttgtgatgagagtcatggcctgaggtttcatgcatcgtttcgtcacagcgccacctagtggtcatacgaatcgaataatgcttataacttaggctgagtttaacgtattttcatgcgacatttttccttggactcctgaattgttgccgagtccaatgataccaagcatgccaggttttgctttacggttggttctgcacagcaaaatagcgcttaaaaaacatgcgcgaataactccgcgagggttcatccgatcgactcgaaacaaccataggaagaatattgtattaccttctgaacaaaaagttctattggcattatgttaaaatttccatcagaaatggccgaaaattgcaaaaaacgaaaaatttactccaaattttgtgttttttacacataaatggttataactccgcaacgaaatgatatttttttaccagatttgatacgctgatgtctgagcagagtctgaggcaatacaaaaaaaatggtatgcctgcaccactagttggcctcataattgaacaaaacctttgacgttgagctagcacaatggtcatacaacagtttttttcactaaacttaagtgtatagccatgatactagctagatgtaacacattcatgacgttgcatgcacaagtttttcatagcgccacctagtggttatttgtcattttgacttaaaaatactgcaaccttatatctaaaatcatgagtcatcgtggattatgcctttcatggctttgagtataatcattggtggattgcaattcactccctagcaaccaatcagaataccctagcaaccatttagcaagagctgtatctttgtatcagaacatcgtagagatatggggttcggctcgtttgacttttttacactattttaacattttgtgacccaagttttgccactgtaagcaccacaaacatttccttcagtgttctatttgtcaatgcttcgtgagaagagagggagacatttcactgaatgatagcaccttttttgctgatgactttgaacaggtgtgtgaggtagcttattttttataatttattttgtacaattcagcaaaactacacaggcatgcccttaaaggtcttaaggtcccaaatcgcttgaacccgactcaatggccttgtaattcaactaaacacggccatttctgaattgtattttacggtataaatctgaaaaactaattctcgttaacaaattatcagaatgacttaacattaaggatgtgacatgtttgtcctataggtgcacctgtgtgtaagctacatagtctgtctgaaccgtttctgaccatctcttacgtttttctggatgcgatgtggtgtatcagcctggtcgacgacatctgacatgttgtatgtgctttaatgctcgaaacccggtaaacgctgcttgcagctttaatttatCCTTGTTATTGAATGTCAACTGCGAAAACGAATGTTGTGCAATAATATTTCGTAGTTGCACTTCTAAAGGGAGAACAATGAAAAAGTTTCCTGATTTTATATGCTCCTTTGCTTCAACCTGTTTGCCACAAATTTTGCAACTTACACTTTCATCTTTTGTTTCCATGAACATAGAACAATCTGAACAGAAATGCTTGATAAGAATATAGTCCTTATAATCATtcatgtttttgtaaaaattatatttagtaGTTGAAACTGACTGTTTACCAGTTACAGCATTTATGACTTTAAGTATGTCTCCTAGTGCTTCATCAGTCAAATCATGTTTTAATTTTAGTGCTAGAATGAGCAACTCATGCTCTTTTCTTTTTTGCTCCTGAAGTGCTTTCTCACTGTATTCTGACATTGTCCATAAAGGAGGAACGTGGCTTCCATTTATGGGTGTTTTCCCCATAATTCCATTCTCTCTAATGTCTTTGCCATGTTGCATGTCCTTACTGCCATGATCACTCGACTCTTCTTGGTAGTCAGATGTTGTCTGTTCTTCACAGGAAAGCATCTATACAAAAgggttttataaaaaaaatctcacccGTTTGATCTAAAATGTTTCATACTACATTAATGATAATAGTGTTAATGTACTGACAAATGTAATTGATAAAAATCCTGAAGAAGAAAGCATGTAAACTACATGTAAaactaaatgtataaatattccATAAAAAAACTAATAATATTAATGATTGTATGGCATTGCATCCTTTTCTCACCTGCACATCGACTTCCACTTCATCATGTTGAATGCTTGTAGTATGAGGTAGAGTTGATTCCTTACAAACTTGTTGCTGGAAGTCAAAAAGTCAACAAGTCATTTCTAAATCATGAAATACAAGTCATGCCATGATATTAGACATAAGGTAATATTACATCAATAGTTGTGAAATTTGGGGTACATGAGAGAATGACTTGCTTTCTAACTgtcctttaaagaaaaaacaaaaaaaacaatgtgttttCCTTACCTGCAAGGACCTCTCAGGTGCATCCAGACCATCATGTCTGTCATCAACATCTGCAAAAACCTGCAAATGAAACACATCACATTCAAATGCTAGATTAACTGATGGGTCTATAGTTGAAAGGATAGTCCATTCCGAAATCaacattttatcataaatcacttacacccatgtcgttccaaacccgTTAAGTCCTCTGATtgcacatttttagatattttgggTGAAAACCGGAAGGCTTGTCACTGTCTTGTAGGCTGCTATTGAAGTGATATATTACACATACGTTTTCTCTTTAATtggtttactttctcttaagaccttaaTGATCGTGTTTATGAGGATAGGAATTTTGcgcaatggcttaaaatcacttaaatgcaTGTACAAACGCTACGTTTTCGTGACCACGCACACTGCAATGACGTGGGCGAATAACCTCGATAgagacgatagtccaaaatctctactggatgacaaatttctaccggtttatcatatctaccggtttatcgccaACCCCTAATTGTAAGACAGctactttatatatttataaatatctgtgcttttggttattttttcttACTGACAGAAGACACatctgtgaatttgtgaaaagttttgatgtgttttggttaagatattgaaaaAAGACtgttttggaggcatgaaagtaaatttcttcatcttatatttttataatttctaagttgggtgtgtaagtcaccaaaacaaatattatattattttaatcactgtcttgttacctaaaacataacaccattttgaaacatgttagCAACtactagtaactgatagctgggattgaaaacatttttttacacagtggggttagttgtcacacagtgttataatgaagcctcaggtatacaatgataatgaaataaaaacaatgtaaatacatatcaaaatgataactgttaagaCAATATGAGGGGAAATAActcaaaattatgtttttttgtcttaattgtgcagccctttaaaaaaaatctatttatatgcataatacaaggatggttagctgaaggatcatggatggatgaatttgtggatatctatctataatTGGCAGatacaatatccacctttagtatagagacagaatttgattgaattatttgtgtttaaaataaatgatctagcaggtgttacaacaaaccccacctaaatatttttgaatgatagagccaaagtaAAAAAGcataggttgtgccccgctctccccaaCTATTTAAGTCCAGAAAAGAATAAAAGACATCGCCAAAAGAGTTGAATGTGCACAAATTGTGCATTTATACAGGCTGTTAAAGTATTGTTTACAACGTAGGGCTGAGCGATATATCGTAGTCTCTCGATTCGTGTCCAAGAGGTGGTGCATCAGTATCTCGTGTACACAGGTTcaggcactggtaaggaccctagctcacttgacattgggacactgttcacttatttttctgtcacaTGGATGCTTAAGCACGttgtgatcattcacagctgttactcatcaactcATCTCTCTGACTTCAATTTTAAACAGTACAATGTGGGAAAACGCTGTCATTATTCTCATACATATCTGTGCATACAATTGGACGAATacaattaaattttaaatataaaaaatataaaaaaaataaataaacattattgttttaaatattgagtagatttTTGTCTCTTACTGTTTAGCAATGTTTGACTATATTAAAACCAAAACAAACGGTTGGAGAGCTTCTGAAAAGGTGAACACAGGGACCATCAATCctcactggtttttgcgttACGGGAATTGTCGAAGGACTTAAAGGTTTAAAACGTCACACGGGTAAgtgatttataataaaattcTGATTTTgtagtgaactatccctttaagaacagaattaaaaaacagatgttttgtttttaacacaacagTCTGTAGAGTGTAGTACAACACTGTACATGTATACtcatgcatacacacacatgtactgtatgtattaaTATGCATTTTCCTTACCTGCAATGACCTGTCAGATGTATCCAGATCATGTTGTATGTCATCAACATCTGCAAAAACCTGCTAAGGAAAACaagaacaataaataaaaacatttacagatCACTTTTAGGTTATAAAGAACTTATGTAGCTGTGGGGTTATATTCAGATAAAAAGTTCTAAGATTTTTTGAAAAttgtaaaataagaaaaaaacacattttaaaaattattctcCAAAAAAAAGGCACTGTGTAGTATTACATGTTTATAATTAACCAAACTTTCTAAAGTGAAGTGGTTCcataaaaaactatttaagTAGGGAAGTAATTGCTGATGGgttgttgaattatttgaaaatgtttcAATATAAACAATGTGAACAAGTTGGCCTATCaatgtttatatataatttttttgctttaatatttacatataatttgtTCTTGTTTTATATTAAGTTTTATATTATAAGGAatgaagcaaaaacaaaactgaacaaGCAGGCAATCAGTGTTTATTTAGTGTATACATTTTCTTCTCAATCTACTACAcacatttatgttttatttgttgaaaagaaaataaatttgttattttacttAAACTTGGCCTAGTGATATGGAACTGTAATGTGGTTGATAGACCTGTGGCCGATTGCATAAATTGTTTAGACTAGTCTTAGaagttctttctttctttgttttttaacGCCATACCAGCTTCTAAGTCTTAGAAGGTAGTCATCAGATTTTTTCTTCAAAACTGATCATAACAATTTAAATTCTGTTACATTAAAATGTAGACTTATCTCCTCTTAATCCGAAAAGTTAGGAAGACTGATTAGCACTAATTGCTAGTTGGTCAGACTAGATCTTAAGGCACAATCTTAAcagctatgtttatgcaaccggcccctGGAACTAATTCATAGGTGTGTGTTTAcggaaaaataatgcacacccttaGAAAgttcatcagccaatcagaatgaagcattTAACTACCCTGTGGTATAAGACTGCAATTTCAATGATTTTTCTATGAATATCACTTCCCTTCTCTTGATTTTACAGTGATAAAACTACAGTACATCATATTACTAACCTGTagacatgtttatttttatgttttagtaatattttttttaacatctaCTAAATATACAGCCAACAGTAGGAAGCACTTTATCCATGATCAAGCAAAATGCACAAGACCATTGTATTGGACATAATTTGTTTTAGAGTAACTGTGTACATTATTTTTCTTACCTGACTGGATGTCTCTGCAGGGCTGATGGTCACAACTGGGTTCTGGCCTTCAGAAGTTTGGTTCTGCTGTGCAACAATGTgataaaaaatttgttttataGAAAGGGTTTTGCAATATTCTAGGGAgctaattatattattataaataatattttgtaaCATTTATGACTACCAGATTtattacatacaatatactaCACATTAGAGAGTAATTAGTGATTAGCGTCCTCCATACCTGCAAAGTATCGCTCATTTGTTTGATAGGCATGTCAAACAAAGCTGGGTTTTGCTTAAaggcaagtaaaaaaaaacatggttagtAATGACGCCTTTTTATTGTATAGTACACCTCGGTACAGCTCACCTTTGAGGAGTTCTCTGCATACTTTCACTGGGTTAAGTATGCAGTACCTAAAACTTTCTTTAGTACCACCTGGGGTATGTCAGACTGATACTAAAACATGACGTTTATCACTGTATATCAATGATTGGTCAGAAAATCATCACAACCAGCATCATTGCTAAATACAAAATTAGCCTACCGTTGTGCACTGTCGAGCAAACCAGAGATGTTGTGAACTCTGCTTTGTTGAACAAGTTCCTAAACTCAATTTTAGCGGTAAAAAGCATCTACAGGCTCTCAGCAATCAAGAACACCATTTCAGTGTTTTCCACATTCTAGCAGTTGGACAGCTTTTAATCCTCACCTGAAAAACACCAACAAAAGCATTTTGTTGTCCTTGCACTCCAACATGTTGGATTCGTCTGTAAAGCATAAATCAGaattaaaagaagaaaaatgtTTCAGCATTTACCATTAAAGCTTAtaattacagtttataaaaaaatatacaaaagaaGTGCTGTATGAGTACACAGATGATGAAAGACATCCCAGTAAAGCttaaacaaagaaaatataCTCAATGTCACATAAATGATTAAGGTAGGATTTTGTATACTAACTTACTGACATGACATCGCCTTTTGTATCTAGCCAATAGCCATTAACATATGTTCCTTACTGCAATAAAAACGCAGTTTTAACACTGTTCTAATTCTAGATACCTTTTGAATTAATATTAGTTTGCCCTTTTGATTCAttgctataaaatgtaaaaaaaaaaatcttaaactgAGAACGTAAATTTAGACGTAAATTAAGTTTTGCCTAACGTTAGCCATTTGCAAAAACCCATCAAATAATATGCTTGCTATATGCTTTACTCAATTATTGTCTTGGTTAAAATTAACATTACATACCTTCTCCAGCGATGCTGTGTTGTTCTAGGAATGTCTTTATTCTCCACGAGATACTTCTTGTACTTCATTTCATGTACAGTAGGATACAAATGTGTAGCAAATGATAATCCAGTCGCCAACGAAACCCCGCGTTGAactcttcttctttttctttcttatggTTTTATGGCGGGTGCACTCCAATAaggtgcattaccgccacctactaTACTGGAGTGTGGACCAAAGTAACTACCAgaactttttatttatatatatatttaattaatttaaatatatttatattttatttattaacacaATGTCCCTCAAAAACAAAATTACAGAATTATAATTTCCTGATTACCTCCGGGTTGAAAAGAACAGGACTCTTACATTGCTAATGCTAATATGGTCTCTGTAGCAGCGTCATCACTGGCGAATGTGTTTGACTTGCAGCACTGCGCAGTCTGATCAGCGTATGACATTAAAGTACTGCGATAGCAGAGAGTTCCGTATTCTGTCGACTCGTTCTCGTGATAATATGATGTCGATAGGTCTGCGCAACACCACTTCAACTCGAACAAACTTCACGCCTAGTCGTCATTACAGTATTTATGGCACAACAACGTATGTTGTCTATGGTAATTAGTTGCGCCAAAAGAATGTGTCTTGCGTCAGTTCacgtttgttttaaattaagacCATTCTAAATTGACAATAAAAATGATGCCCATCCTGTTACGTGTTGATTATGTTTTATAAACCgtcaaaaaaaggaaaaagtaGTTATACTGCAAGTCCATCTGTTTGTGCAAATACTGAAGTACAAACATTTGTGatgaaattgcatttataaggaaaagcattttattgcaataataaacttttaaatgtcttTCAATATTTACACTTTCAATTTTCATTTATTACATACCTACATACATTTATTAATCTCAAaccaaacattaaattacaacacAATTGCAACTTTGAAATGCAGGATCTATTGATATTGTTCCCAGCATAATCTCACAGGGCAGCAGGCATCCAGGCCATCTATAATTCCATCCATAATAGTAAGACCTTCATCTAAAACATACAGAAGCTTCACCCTgcgttgcataaacatagccgtgacattaagactgcgtcttaagaaTTATTCTAACTAACTAtcaattagttagggctaatcagtcttattatttggatttaaattagaccaatctacctttctatgtaacatacttaaaacgttatgatcagtcttgaagaaaaaaattcatgactaactttaaagactagtcttaaagttttatgcaaccggcTACTGTGGTCTGCTGCTAACTTTAAAACATTCCATAAAAGATTTAGTGGTTGTGAAGACAGTTGGATTGTTGGCTCCAGTCTCATCTGTGTACAGACCGTCTTTACACACGGGCCATACATTCAGCAGAATGCCTCACACCCTGGACACCCCTTTTATCACCCTCCTAGGTAGACAGTGAACCTCATGGAACATGGACTTTATAGTTATGCAACAGCTTTTCCCCAGAGCTGGGCAGGCTGCAGAAGCCATATCCAGCTTCCCTCAtacatgtacacacatgcactcATGCAGATAACATAAACACATAATACATAGATGTACTCATGAATGGGCAGTATTTTTGATACACgtatttcaaatacaaaatagtatttgtatttgatAGGGTTGATTAAAATGCCTTTGTATTTTGCATCAAAATACGttagtgttttgtatttttaaagtacTGTAACATCATACAAATGCAATTAAATTCAGATTACATATCTGGCTTAAAATACATCTAAACATATTGAATTGTTGAAATTATAGAATGTTTGTTTAACTGCTAAAAAGGAGTCCAacaattttataaataaataactaattGCTGAGTATTGTCCCCCTTGTTAAAGTAGCTGTTAGTAGGATCATGATATTTTGGGTTGCAATAACTGCCTGAAACACATATTATTAGATAACCATCAAATGATTAATTAGTTAGAAACTAGTTGCTATGAATACAGGTCCCATCAGTGGTCATCTAATGAATAACTTGTTTAATGACAGTGTTGGTAATGCAAAGTAGGCCCTCGTTACTGGTTGCATGTCATATTTTTGCATGACTCAGAGTCAATGTAATGGTAAAGCAATCGATTAATGGAAGGTTTGCGAAGAAAGTTCATGCTTCCTTGTAAAAGTGTTTTTt
The DNA window shown above is from Paramisgurnus dabryanus chromosome 23, PD_genome_1.1, whole genome shotgun sequence and carries:
- the LOC141281488 gene encoding uncharacterized protein, coding for MKYKKYLVENKDIPRTTQHRWRRRIQHVGVQGQQNAFVGVFQQNQTSEGQNPVVTISPAETSSQVFADVDDIQHDLDTSDRSLQVFADVDDRHDGLDAPERSLQQQVCKESTLPHTTSIQHDEVEVDVQMLSCEEQTTSDYQEESSDHGSKDMQHGKDIRENGIMGKTPINGSHVPPLWTMSEYSEKALQEQKRKEHELLILALKLKHDLTDEALGDILKVINAVTGKQSVSTTKYNFYKNMNDYKDYILIKHFCSDCSMFMETKDESVSCKICGKQVEKCNYEILLHNIRFRS